AACCtacatttttatatgaataaaacttttaataaCAATACAACAGATAGAAAAACCTGTTTACTTCATATCTTGTAAACAGATGCCCTTCCATTAGGCATATGTGCATTAAgtttgatctcattttcatgattcagcaactgcttttaaaaaatatatagttcttTTATCATGTGATTTTCTCACTTCTTATGAGTTATAAGATACACATTTGGTACATAGAATCATTGCAAGGTCTTCATAATTGACAGGGATTCGCCTGACCTTGACATTTCATGGATCAGCATCAACATAAAAGTTTTGTGGTGTAGTTGGTATTTCATTGACTTTAATTGATTATAAGGTGaattgtctgtctgtctgtttgacTGACTATGAACTTAATATCCTGGATcttaataaaatttgatagattaattcaatagaaataaagtttgtgtttaaaAAGGTATAGTAACACCTTAATACTAAAAAGTATCAAAATAAAATCCATTCATGATTAGTAAAGTCCAGTGAGACATTTCAGCATCTTTACACTAATCAGTCACATTTTTCTTGTCATTTTATCtttctttcaaattttgatattctgtgatgaaagtaaaaaaaatgattgaaataagTCATTAAAGTATTTTGGATATTTCATAATAATCATTTTCATAAAAACTTAAGTTTACTGGTGGTGCCGCAGCAAAGCAGATATTTGTAACGATCAAATAAAAACTTCATGCCATCAACTTCaaatactaatataaaaaagaatatgtggtatgattgccaatgagacaactatccacaaaagaccaaaatgacacagacattaacaactataggtcaccgtacggccttcaacaatgagcaaagcccataccgcatagtgatctataaaaggccccaataagacaatgtaaaacaattcaaacgagaaaactaacggccttatttatgtaaaaaaatgaacgaaaaacaaatatgtaacacataaacaaacgacaaccactgaattacaggctcttgacttgggacaggcacatatataaataatgtggcggggttaaacatgttagcgggatcctaaccctccccctaacctgggacagtggtataaaagtacaatataagaacgaactataaaaatcagttgaaaaaggcttaactcatcagatggacaaaaatacaagtggacgtggcccggtacttatacatcccgacaaaaaaagacacaatgaacagatcttagagtactcgcagttatctgacagctagttcaaagccactaacaactaataaaaaaatcattcaactaagactaaactatcaatccgtacacatccaacatccaatgggtttagtgtaaagacgtcataaacagccagagaaaaacatgaccttgtgcaatgccaagttacaggtatcgacagattgtagatccatgaatatgtatatacatataacatactaggaatatttagttagcttttaatttactgataactgaatcaatatttataccaataaaaacaatattcaatgatattattacagtgttgaataggtaaccttttagaataagtttatttaaaggagtgacaagtttacatggatcatttctaaatttccgggcacggttaacaacatttccaaTGTATAGTAATCTTAATACTTATGAAACTGATATATAAAACACTTGttaaaacatgtcaaaatcaaTTACGTGATTCTGTGCTATCTTTCATAATTACAGACTATCAATCATGAAATTGATGTTTTGAAATTTGTGGCATATCCCATAAAAATTAATGTTACCATGCTACATAAGAATTCTAGCTAGCTATGTTATTCCATccaactactctatctgacactTTGATTCAAATTTCTTATTGCATTCTCATGAAAATTAACCATTCTATTAACATATGATACTACAAAACACCATTAAAGAAACTTGAAGAAAATGAAACTTAATGTTAGTTTTGGAAAATTCTCAAACCTACGAACAGTTAATTTTAAGGGAGTATGTatgatatatttgataaattagCAGTAGGCATATGTTTTTGTGAAAAATTACAATGCACTTAACATCATCCATGCTATTAACTATTATCCTCTTTATACAACAGGTGTTTAGGTAACAGGTTAATTACATGAAGATATGCACATTCTTATCCTGCTTATAAATATTCTTCTGTTATATAACCAAGATTTATGgcctttttttccatttttaagtaaaCAACTAATATAGGGAATCTGGTGTAAACTTTGTGATAAAAGTATCACGTGTTAGGTAATCCAAGAATAATTTAGTGAAGTTTGTATTTGTAGTATTATTTTCTGCACCTGTTTACTGGTCAATCTATTGACCCTTGTGTTGTCAGTCTGTTTTGTCATTGTCTACTTGATAAATGACTAGTCCCATCATTAAAACAACCTATCTTTCTTATTGAGGAACTTTTTCTCCTTTTCCTGAGATTTTTAATTGCAAAATTATCAGGAATAAATGTCTGTCTGACAGGTGTGATGTCACTTTAGGTCTGATTTCATGTTTCATTTATCATGAAAACAACCTTTTTTTCATATTGAAGAATGTTTTCTCCTTTTCCTGAGATTTTTAATCACAAAATCATAAGGAGTATATGTCTGTTCTACAGGTGTGATGTGAATCTAAGCCTCATTTTCATGTGTTGGTTGTCATATGAAAAAGTAAAAGATGAAGTCTGTATATTTAATTAACTTTTCTTCGAAAGATCACTGTGTTTGGTATCAGTATAATTTATCGGTAAGGCAGCTGagatattaaactgatttaattttttggggctttttaacttttttgccAGATGTGTAATCTTAATATAGGAGGGACATTTTTTGTGTCCAGTATTGTCATGCAGAGTTATCTTTCCACTAAATACAAAAGGTTCTAGAAATTTAAAAGAATTGATACAACTAGCTGCACTATACTGTTAATCATGGTAATCTTAGAAGAACATAAACTTTATAGTTTGATATTTACTTATTTACTTAACCTTTGATAATTGCCTCATTATAAAGGAATTTATAggttttttacattatttattttgaatatttgccAACCAAGTCCAGTAATGACCACATAATATCAATATGATGTTGGGAGGACTTCTGACTTTATTTATCAAAAAGCAACAATCCTGACAACTTATCTGATAAATCATAAAATCAGAGAGTGATTAGCTTCATTAAACTAAGAAGAGGTGAGAGGAAGGCCATTTTATACATTGATTACCATAGGGATTTAGACAGAGAGGCTGATGTATTATCTCAACCAAAATTATGGCAAGCATGGCAATGACCCAGGTTATTACTTGTAAATGTTTAACACTTAAGTTTATGTTGTAGGCTTATAAACATTCAGGTGATGataactttttgatttttttcaggatCTGACTGCTATTGGAATAACTAAACCTGGTCATCGAAAGAGGTTGAAAGCTGAAATTGCCAGACTGAACATTAGCGATGGCTTACCTGATTATAAACCTGTAGGTTTGCAacttaaaaataattgaatttgatataGAAATAAGCTGTCTTATTACTTAGAATCTCTACCCCGTTGTTTAATATATTCTTGTCAAAGTATACACATTTCCTCTGTAATGGTTAGAATTTGATGCAACTTCTACCCTGTTGTTTAATATATTCTTGTCAAAGTATACACATTTTGTCTGTAATGGTTAGAATTTGATGCAACTTCTAATTCTTGATTCTTGATAATCTTGTTAGATTGCCTATAAATAGATTCAGGGAGCCTATTCTGTTATTAAAGTTGACTACCAGAACCTGTGACAAGCAGCCTAAATTTTCAAATCTCAAATAAATTCAGACCAAAACAAAATTGATGAAGTGGTCCTTGGGCTGTATCCTATTAAATGTGTAATACAGGGTAAAAGAAGATGCATAGTAAACATTGATGAGACTGCAGCCCAAAATCTCTAGTAAAAGTAAACTAAACTGAAAGACATCTGTGACCTGTAAGTCTACGTGTTTTGTACATGGCACTGGAATGATCGAAAATTTGTTAGAGAAAAAAACTCAGAGGATTTGGAAATTTTGATAATGAGTTTTAAATTGCTGTGTTTCAATTGTACATACTATTGAATAAACATAAAATTTCTTCTTCACCCAATAAAACTCAATTACATTGTCTAATAAGAAACAATGGGAGCTTTGAAGACATCATATTAAGTTTGATGGAACAGTGGTAATACCATGTGACATTTATCGTTGTGTTAACGCTAGTAATGATATTGTATATGTATTGTACATGGCACTAGAATGATCGAAAATAGCATATTCTAATAAGCAAAAAGTTATAAATCTTCTTATTAACATTTATAAAGCTACTAATTAGCAATCATTGAACATATGCCAAATAGTACTTAGGCGAGAAAATATTGATTTTGGTTAAATTGTTGCTCTTAAAGTTTGTCATTACATACAGTGTAGCATTGATCACGATGTAAAACAAAGATCTGTTATGTAATAATACAGTGAAAACTACACAAAAACATTTTCTTGTCTCCCAGGGGccatatttgcaatgcatttttgTTGAGcttgcaacttttgttgcagaaagctagacatagggatagtgatccgtcAGCGCTGgcgctaacttcttaaaagctttttattatgcgaccgcaaaaattttaattttttggtcgtatattgctatcacgttggcgtcgtcgtctgcgtcgtcgccgtcgtccgaatacttttagttttcgcactctaactttagtaaaagtgaatagaaatcaatgaaatttgaacacaaggtttatgaccacaaaaggaaggttgggattgattttgggagttttggtcccaacattttaggaattaggggccaaaaagggcccaaataagcattttcttggttttcgcactataactttagtttaagtgaatagaaatctatgaaattttgacacaaggtttatgaccacaaaaggacagttgggattgattttgggagttttggttccaacagtttaggaattaagggccaaaaaggggcccaaataagcagtattcttggttttcgcacaataacttaagtataagtaaaaagaaatcaatgaaatttttaacacaaggtttatgaccacaaaaggaaggttgggattgatttttggagttgaggtcacaacagtttatgaattaggggccaaaaaggggcccaaataagcagtattcttggttttcgcacaataacttaagtataagtaaaaagaaatcaatgaaattttaacacaaggtttatgaccacaaaaggaaggttgggattgatttttggagttgaggtcacaacagtttatgaattaggggccaaaaaggggcccaaataagcattatttttggtttttgcaccataactttagtataagtaaatagaaatctatgaaatttaaacacaaggtttatggccataaaaggaaggttgggtttgattttgggagttaaggtcctAACAGTTtgggaataaggggcccaaagggtccaaaattgaagtttgtgtgatttcatcaaaaattgaataattggggttctttgatatgcggaatctaactatgtatgtagattcttaatttttggtcccgttttcaaattggtctacattaaggtccaaagggtccaaaattaaacttagtttgattttaacaaaaattgaatccttggggttctttgatatgctgaatttaaaaatgtacttagatttttaattattggcctagttttcaagttggtccaaatgggggtccaaaattaaactttgtttgatttcatcaaaaattgaataaatgggttctttgatatgccaaatctaactgtgtatgtagattcttaatttttggtccagttttcaaattggtctacattaaggtccaaagggtccaaaattaaactaagtttgattttaacaaaaattaaattcttgatatgctttatctaaatatgtactttgatttttatacgaccgcaaaattggaaaaatttttcgtcgtatattgctatcacgttggcgtcgtcgtctgcgtcgtcgtcgtcgtcgtccgaatacttttagttttcgcactctaactttagtaaaaatcaatggaaatctatgaaattttaacacaaggtttatgaccacaaaaggaaggttggtattgattttgggagttttggtcccaacattttaggaattagggaccaaaaagggcccaaataagcattttcttggttttcgcactataactttagtttaagttaatagaaatctatgaaattttgacacaaggtttatgaccacaaaagaacggttgggattgattttgggagttttggtttcaacagtttaggaattaggggccaaaaaagggcccaaataagcattattcttggttttcgcacaataactttagtttaagtaaatagaaatcaatgaaatttaaacacaatgttaatgactacaaaaggaaggttggtattgattttgggagtttaggtcccaacagtttaggaattaggggccaaaaagggacccaaataagcatttttcttggttttcgcaccataacgttagtataagtaaatagaaatctatgaaatttaaacacaaggtttatgaccataaaaggaaggttggtattgattttgggagttttggtcccaacagaataaggggcccaaagggtccaaaattaaactttgtttgatttcatcaaaattgaataattggggttctttgatatgccgaatctaactgtcatgactgtgtatgtagattcttaacttttggtcccattttcaaattggtctacattaaggtccaaagggtccaaaattaaacttagtttgattttgacaaaaaatgaatcagttaggttctttgatatgctgaatctaaaaatgtacttagattcttgattattggcccagttttcaagttggtccaaatcggggtccaaaattaaactttgtttgatttcatcaaaaattgaataaatggggttctttgatataccaaatctaactgtgtatgtagattcttcatttttggtcctgttttcaaattggtctacactaaagtccaaagggtccaaaattaaacttagtctgattttaacaaaaaatgaaatcttggggttctttgatatgctgaatccaaaaatgtacttagattttttattatgggcccagttttcaagttggtccaaatcaggatctaaaattattatattaagtattgtgcaatagcaagtcttttcaattgcacagtattgcgcaatgccaagaaatatctaattgcacaatattgtgaaatagcaatttttttttttaattagagttatctttctttgtccagaatagtaagcaagaaatatctaattgcaaaatattgtgcaatagcaagatttttttttaattggagttatctttctttgtccagaatcaacttaaatctttgttatatacaatatacaatgtatattcactttttactaccaactgataaattaaaataatctttaccattcagtgataacaagcagtttttttacatcttaatattttatgatgtatttaaatgagtagttattgttgcaaactccattagaaattttaattgagattagttttggaataagggaaagggggatgtgattaaaaaaattgggttcaatttttctcatttgaaatttcataaataaaaaagaaaatttcttcaaacatttttttgagaggattaatattcaacagcatagtgaattgctctaagagaaaacaaaaattttaagttcattagaacacattcattctgtgtcagaaacctatgctgtgtcaactatttaatcacaatccaaatttagagctgaatccagcttgaatgttgtgtccatacttgccccaaccgttcagggttcaacctctgcggtcgtataaagctacgccctgcagagcatctggttttagaaggtggaagacctggatgtttcatactttgtatatagatgcctcatgttacatgtcagtcacatgtccaatgtccttaccttcaatttcatggttcagtgactacttgaaaaaaaagctagtaatgttaaattctctcttattataagtaacaggataactatatttgctATGTGCGTACCTTGCTAGGTCCTCAttcccgtcagacagttttcacttgacctcgacctcatttcatggatcagtgaacaaggttaagttttggtggtcaagtccatatctcagatactataagcaataggactagtatattcggtgtatggagaGACTATTAGAtgcacatgtccaactggcaggtgtcatctgaccttgacctcattttcatggttcagtggtcaaagtaaagtttttgaggttttttttttttttttctaatactatatgcaataggtcaactatatttggtgtatggaaatatttaatgatctatatgtcagacgctcaggttttatttgaccttgacctcaattttatggttcattgctcagtgttatgtttttgtgttttggtctgtttttcttaaactataagcaataggtcaactttatctgttgtatggaagaattgttagctgtacatgtgtgcctggcatggttcatctgaccttggcctccttttcatggttcattggtcaatgcttaggtttcttggttaatgttaagtttatgtaacATTTGTAATAAGgcttttatatttaggactatcaacattgtatcaatgattagtaaagaaggcgagacatttcagcgtgtgcactcttgtctattAAAAATTCATTCTCTATGAGTTCTTTGCAATTTATTTGTTGAAGAAACTAGTGGCATTGTTTGTTTATAACAAAACACATTTTTCCAAAGTGAATGGATAAATACCTTATAGCAGTCCTTGtgtaaattttgtactttttgatTGGTGATTGCTTGATGCCGTATCAGTACAAAAAAGGCTGTTGTGTTTACATGCATCTTTCCCCCCTAAATTTGATGTCCACTAACCTATGAACATGTTTTGAGGTTATATGttatggttgatttttttttatagaatacagTAGAAGAATGGCTTCACTTATTACATCTAGAGCAGTACTGTAAAACCTTAACTAGTCAAGGCTATGCTGATATGGACAGTGTTACTGATATTAGTTGGGAAGATTTAGAAGAAATTGGAATTTCTAAGTTAGGTATGTCTTGTTTTTGATGATTGGTTTTGCTGTTATTTAATCATGTAGTGAAATCTTTCTGAAATTTGTTTTGTATGTGTGTTCTTCACATATGACATTTTTTGCAGCTGAGTTGACTTATTTATGAGCCTTTTGTAGGTAAAATGTACATCTGGCTTTCAGCTTGATAAATATTATGTTGAAAACAGTTGTATAAGTAACAGTAGAAACACAAAGGATATTGGGtgtccatccatgacacaaaggCACAACAAACATACAACAAGCAAAGGAACAGtacttttattgctgtttttcatctcaaagtcacagtgagacCTCAACACAGAGTAAAAAAACTGCATATACCTCCGTTTCAAAccatttaaaagttgttttagtaatgaaataagtagatgtggtttgattgtacATGAGCCTTTTATCCAACAAAGACAAAAGAACAATGATGTAAGATACTATAGGTCACAATAGTAGCGATCTTCAACATTGAATAAAAACTGAAAAGTTTCCAGATGACAAAGAGTgaaacaattttttgaaaatgaaatccAACAGTCTGCTTTAAGCTAATAACATAAAACAACAGACAATTGTGACAGACAGTAACCAAAAACAGTGTTCATGTATTTATCAAAAAGGAGTTAGAATAATTCATTTAAATTGAGTATGCCATTACATGACCTTCAATGTTTAACATTAGTTTTGTGTTAGTTAATAGATAACAAAGTACTTGCATATATGTTTAAAATGCTATTGCATTTGAGTGTATTATctacaaaatgtatttgaattCTGTCTCTTGGAAGATGTTTTTTTGAACTTGTAGTAATTAATTGTATTTGTTTGTTCTTTCTATATGATAAACAACCAagtattcattaaaaaagatgAGGAagcaatgagacaaatctccaccaaATGATAAAGAACATATATAGATCCTTACTTCACACACTTTCTTCAATTTCGCTGCAATGAGTTGACACTATTATTCTAGAGATAGTGTGATAtcattaatattattttattgcTATTTATAGGTCATCAGAAGAAAATAATGATAGCAGTGGATAGATTAAAAAGAGTTGTATCTAATGCTAAAAGACAATCCACTGTAGATGGCAAACGAGGATCGTCAGAAATTTTAGATCCACCACATAACAATATTTCAAATCGTCATTCTGGAGAGGCGATGTATAATCATCGACCTAGAAAATCTTCTTCAGGAGAAAGTTTGAACAATAGTGAACTAATGTATAATCATTCTCCTGCAAGGCAGAGAGGTAGTGATGGAAGCTTGGACTCTTGTTTTTTCCCAAACAGTCCTACAACCAAAGCATTTCAACCAGACGTTGTGGCAATCCAAGTTAAACGTAATCAGTCGTCACCTAATTCTTCTCTGACAAAAGATATGGCAGGCCAAACAATTACGTATCAATCTTTTCAGGGACCGTCTAGACGTTCGAATGAATTTGATCGTGATAGCACTCCAACAGAAGAAATTGACAATGGATATAGGGCTCCACTGCCTATGGCCCCTATTGTTCCTAAAGTTCTGAATAAGCCTAAGCCAGTTGCTAAGATTGTTGCGAAAGCTAAACGTTCAAGTAAAGAGTACTCGCCAGACTTTGAGGAGGCAGAAAAATTAAATGAGTATTTAGAAGATCATATTGAAAAATCTGTGATTACAGGAAATGGAGGATTTAAACGACAAAAAAGTGACCTTGGATCAGAGACTGTATATGATTCACCGAAACACTCCCCCTATAACTCTGGTCTAAATAACTCTATGTCTCAGTCTTGTCCACCAGGTGTCAACGGACCTCTTCATTCATCAACACCAATAAAGAAAGTCCCTCCTCCTCCCCCTCCCAAACGAAGTAATTCTATATCTAAACAGAGCCAATTagaatatagtaaacaaatatcTCTTGAGAATTCACCATATGCTGCAAGTGTGCCAAAAACTGGTAATAATTCACCCAAAACCATTGACAGTTATTATGTTCAAAATTCCAATAGAAATTCTGGAGGAAATTCACAGAACAATGTGAGTAATGTACCGCCAGTTAGTGTTTCTTCAAGTTCAGGGAATTTTCAGTATGCTGGTAGTATACCTAAATCAGCTGTTCCAAAGCTACAACCAAAACCGGTTATCTCAACAAAGCCTACTGTTTCCCCTAAACCTAAGAAATCAGTTAAAGTGGCTTCAGAGACAAATTCCTTTGCTAGTTGTGTACAAAGTCTGTCACAAAAGTTTGGCAGTAAATGTGGTGAGGTGATCAGTCCGGATGATATGGTTAATTCTGATGGAGAAGATTTCCCCCCACCTCCCCCACCAATAGCTATGGATATAATAACACCTAAACTTCATAATTATGGAATACCTAGTAAAGAGGATATGCATGGTGAGGAGTATAGACTCCAGTATCAGAGACAAGTCAGTGCAAATAGTGTACAAGGTTCCGAAACACGGACATCCACTAGTAGTGCTGTTCAGTCGATACGGACAAACCAAGGGAATGAGTCAGTGGCAAACATGTCAGACAATCATAGTGTTCATAACAATTCATTTTCTTCTCCAATATTAAGAAGTACCTCATTACGAACAAGTCCGAATAAGGAGTCACCAATTCTGTCTCACATGACAAAAGATTCTCATGTTGGGTCTCATGTGCCTGTCTCTTCTCATAACCACAATACATCATCATTTAGACGATATAATGGTAGTCTCAGTGATTCATCAACTACAATGAGGTCGGAAGATAATGTagtgaaacatttaaaaagtgTCGGCTCACCTCAGATTAAACCAAAACCTAGACGAGAATTTTTAAATCAAGAAAATCATGCATCGGTAGGTGGACGAGAAAAAACACCACCATATGGAACTCTTAGACGTAATGATTCTACGTCAAGTCATGATTCTAATATATCAACTTCTAGTGTGGAATCTAATACCTTACCGTTTGCTAATGAAAATGTTGGAACAATTAAACAACGAGCACCTCCTGCTAAAACTTCTATAGTGCAAATTAATGAGGGTGAAAATGACCTCAATCCAGCCTTATTTACTCAGAGGT
This genomic window from Mytilus galloprovincialis chromosome 9, xbMytGall1.hap1.1, whole genome shotgun sequence contains:
- the LOC143046161 gene encoding uncharacterized protein LOC143046161 isoform X2, whose translation is MTWFIITAIFKEELLGSSKRINIDYQDSDGMSALHQAALVGSLEMMGMLLEQGASVGLSDNKGMLALHYACWQGKAEPVHMLLQWRSPVSNQSYDGATPLHLACQHGHFDVANLLLLHNAVPAILNHENKTPLDLACEFGRYRIVDLLLRSNLCASLLFETPVDMVDGNTTCLHLAAKNGHVEILRLLLQAGMDINRLTQQGTCLHQAALCGKVDVAKLLLDCGVDVNRTNSHGETALDIVLKYTPCRAAKELKQLLTEASFAVQARAIKDYFNVYDPQSLIFKEGDIIRVLEQSEGLWKGCIITDGRTAKAGYFPPDHVVLIDKSAMMSSYSPGKKVGMPQVPDVINRNQHVFSSDDGFPPPPPSVFFPPERDHDVRYISPHYSSYENLNGRVPQYNGEDTRSPVPYHLVNDMKTANSISPTNSNRNSAASSDSGRGYSTGHTEPRSPHNYVNVQIVNQHRLSGQSYESGVSSRQSYHSNSSSSVGSLDRLEESGPISNINVAELFHSGMQDHEILKTWLRDLRYEEYFGLFINAGYDMRTISRMTPEDLTAIGITKPGHRKRLKAEIARLNISDGLPDYKPNTVEEWLHLLHLEQYCKTLTSQGYADMDSVTDISWEDLEEIGISKLGHQKKIMIAVDRLKRVVSNAKRQSTVDGKRGSSEILDPPHNNISNRHSGEAMYNHRPRKSSSGESLNNSELMYNHSPARQRGSDGSLDSCFFPNSPTTKAFQPDVVAIQVKRNQSSPNSSLTKDMAGQTITYQSFQGPSRRSNEFDRDSTPTEEIDNGYRAPLPMAPIVPKVLNKPKPVAKIVAKAKRSSKEYSPDFEEAEKLNEYLEDHIEKSVITGNGGFKRQKSDLGSETVYDSPKHSPYNSGLNNSMSQSCPPGVNGPLHSSTPIKKVPPPPPPKRSNSISKQSQLEYSKQISLENSPYAASVPKTGNNSPKTIDSYYVQNSNRNSGGNSQNNVSNVPPVSVSSSSGNFQYAGSIPKSAVPKLQPKPVISTKPTVSPKPKKSVKVASETNSFASCVQSLSQKFGSKCGEVISPDDMVNSDGEDFPPPPPPIAMDIITPKLHNYGIPSKEDMHGEEYRLQYQRQVSANSVQGSETRTSTSSAVQSIRTNQGNESVANMSDNHSVHNNSFSSPILRSTSLRTSPNKESPILSHMTKDSHVGSHVPVSSHNHNTSSFRRYNGSLSDSSTTMRSEDNVVKHLKSVGSPQIKPKPRREFLNQENHASVGGREKTPPYGTLRRNDSTSSHDSNISTSSVESNTLPFANENVGTIKQRAPPAKTSIVQINEGENDLNPALFTQRSETMTASLQKRDVIHEQTGGNGVKKNSEDVLTDIDFMLQGLTDELDAMLEDEALCNG
- the LOC143046161 gene encoding uncharacterized protein LOC143046161 isoform X1 — protein: MGKDQDFLQAVKDRDISHLQKLLAKAGKHGKTKLLGSSKRINIDYQDSDGMSALHQAALVGSLEMMGMLLEQGASVGLSDNKGMLALHYACWQGKAEPVHMLLQWRSPVSNQSYDGATPLHLACQHGHFDVANLLLLHNAVPAILNHENKTPLDLACEFGRYRIVDLLLRSNLCASLLFETPVDMVDGNTTCLHLAAKNGHVEILRLLLQAGMDINRLTQQGTCLHQAALCGKVDVAKLLLDCGVDVNRTNSHGETALDIVLKYTPCRAAKELKQLLTEASFAVQARAIKDYFNVYDPQSLIFKEGDIIRVLEQSEGLWKGCIITDGRTAKAGYFPPDHVVLIDKSAMMSSYSPGKKVGMPQVPDVINRNQHVFSSDDGFPPPPPSVFFPPERDHDVRYISPHYSSYENLNGRVPQYNGEDTRSPVPYHLVNDMKTANSISPTNSNRNSAASSDSGRGYSTGHTEPRSPHNYVNVQIVNQHRLSGQSYESGVSSRQSYHSNSSSSVGSLDRLEESGPISNINVAELFHSGMQDHEILKTWLRDLRYEEYFGLFINAGYDMRTISRMTPEDLTAIGITKPGHRKRLKAEIARLNISDGLPDYKPNTVEEWLHLLHLEQYCKTLTSQGYADMDSVTDISWEDLEEIGISKLGHQKKIMIAVDRLKRVVSNAKRQSTVDGKRGSSEILDPPHNNISNRHSGEAMYNHRPRKSSSGESLNNSELMYNHSPARQRGSDGSLDSCFFPNSPTTKAFQPDVVAIQVKRNQSSPNSSLTKDMAGQTITYQSFQGPSRRSNEFDRDSTPTEEIDNGYRAPLPMAPIVPKVLNKPKPVAKIVAKAKRSSKEYSPDFEEAEKLNEYLEDHIEKSVITGNGGFKRQKSDLGSETVYDSPKHSPYNSGLNNSMSQSCPPGVNGPLHSSTPIKKVPPPPPPKRSNSISKQSQLEYSKQISLENSPYAASVPKTGNNSPKTIDSYYVQNSNRNSGGNSQNNVSNVPPVSVSSSSGNFQYAGSIPKSAVPKLQPKPVISTKPTVSPKPKKSVKVASETNSFASCVQSLSQKFGSKCGEVISPDDMVNSDGEDFPPPPPPIAMDIITPKLHNYGIPSKEDMHGEEYRLQYQRQVSANSVQGSETRTSTSSAVQSIRTNQGNESVANMSDNHSVHNNSFSSPILRSTSLRTSPNKESPILSHMTKDSHVGSHVPVSSHNHNTSSFRRYNGSLSDSSTTMRSEDNVVKHLKSVGSPQIKPKPRREFLNQENHASVGGREKTPPYGTLRRNDSTSSHDSNISTSSVESNTLPFANENVGTIKQRAPPAKTSIVQINEGENDLNPALFTQRSETMTASLQKRDVIHEQTGGNGVKKNSEDVLTDIDFMLQGLTDELDAMLEDEALCNG